From Bactrocera neohumeralis isolate Rockhampton unplaced genomic scaffold, APGP_CSIRO_Bneo_wtdbg2-racon-allhic-juicebox.fasta_v2 ctg695, whole genome shotgun sequence, the proteins below share one genomic window:
- the LOC126767469 gene encoding jerky protein homolog-like, with protein sequence MLKSISTSDGWLTNFKKRYGIRNLKICGEILSSDTTEITPFIHKLRATMDEMGITEAQLYNADESGLLYRMLPDRTFVAATEKTAPGRKILKGRITHKLKPLVIGKSANPRCFYGFNNPLEYVNSKKAWMNSQLFSEWFHNSFTKQVRTFCSENNLRHKALLLVDNCTAHKPIERLKSDDGNIVTMLLPPNVTAVIQPMDQNPIRLVKLGYRRKLLCNIIAQEHLTITLTLKQHSIRDAIMLLKSAWDELPQTVLISAWNKIRKWDGNEYDEEDNIPLAQLIETSVNDEYAQLLQEVLLLLERVGNNTVIDSEDIENWNDDKETADEIEILSDISYGEEVSQSVNNLIHWFKNENDANQVSDFLNCRTIMVRKLIAKEKNKIIFKIFSLHSKYICMYVNVNMFFM encoded by the exons ATGTTAAAATCAATCTCTACAAGTGATGGATGGCTGACAAACTTTAAGAAACGATATGGGATTCGCAATCTTAAAATTTGTGGTGAAATACTTTCGAGCGACACAACAGAAATAACTCCTTTTATTCACAAGTTACGGGCCACAATGGATGAAATGGGGATAACCGAGGCACAGTTATACAATGCGGATGAGTCTGGTCTCCTTTACCGTATGCTGCCAGATCGCACATTCGTAGCAGCAACTGAAAAGACTGCACCTGGCCGAAAAATACTAAAAGGAAGGATAACCCACAAATTGAAACCCTTGGTGATTGGTAAATCTGCAAATCCACGTTGTTTTTACGGATTCAACAATCCATTGGAATACGTAAATTCTAAAAAAGCGTGGATGAACTCCCAACTGTTTTCTGAATGGTTTCACAATTCGTTTACTAAACag GTTCGTACTTTTTGCTCTGAAAATAATTTACGACATAAGGCATTGTTGCTAGTTGACAATTGTACAGCTCATAAGCCAATTGAACGGCTAAAGTCTGATGACGGTAACATTGTAACAATGCTTCTACCACCGAATGTGACAGCGGTAATACAGCCAATGGATCAAAATCCGATAAGGCTAGTTAAATTGGGCTACAGAAGAAAACTTTTATGCAACATTATTGCACAGGAACATTTGACCATTACATTAACATTAAAGCAACATTCCATTCGTGATGCAATAATGTTGCTAAAGTCGGCTTGGGACGAATTGCCACAAACCGTGTTGATCAGCGCttggaacaaaataagaaagtgGGATGGTAATGAGTACGATGAGGAAGATAATATTCCATTGGCTCAACTTATTGAAACGAGTGTGAATGACGAATACGCTCAATTACTCCAGGAAGTGTTATTATTGTTGGAGAGGGTGGGTAATAACACTGTAATTGATAGTGAGGACATTGAAAACTGGAATGACGACAAAGAAACTGCCGATGAAATAGAAATTTTGTCAGACATTTCATATGGAGAAGAAGTCAGTCAAAGCGTAAACAACTTGATCCACtggtttaaaaatgaaaacgatGCAAATCAGGTGTCAGACTTTTTGAATTGTCGTACAATAATGGTCagaaaattaattgcaaaagaaaaaaacaaaataatattcaagaTTTTTTCTCTTcatagtaaatacatatgtatgtatgtaaatgtaaatatgtttttcatGTAA